A single region of the Solwaraspora sp. WMMD406 genome encodes:
- the cysD gene encoding sulfate adenylyltransferase subunit CysD codes for MSGGATAAYRVSHLDALESESIFVMREVVAELERPVLLFSGGKDSIVMLRLAQKAFAPARIPFPVMHVDTGHNFQEVLDYRDRRVDELGLQLVVASVPEALESGLVRESPDGMRNRIQTPVLLAAVEKYRFDALFGGARRDEEKARAKERVFSFRDEFGQWDPKNQRPELWSLYNGRHHPGESIRVFPLSNWTELDVWHYIAREQIELPSIYFAHEREVIERDGMLYAVNEFIQPRSGETPFIEQVRYRTVGDASCTAAVRSPADTVDKVIDEVAATRITERGATRGDDRVSEAAMEDRKREGYF; via the coding sequence ATGAGTGGTGGTGCCACCGCTGCCTACCGCGTCTCCCACCTCGACGCGCTGGAGTCGGAGAGCATCTTCGTCATGCGCGAGGTCGTCGCCGAGCTGGAGCGGCCGGTGCTGCTCTTCTCCGGCGGCAAGGACTCGATCGTGATGCTGCGCCTGGCGCAGAAGGCGTTCGCCCCGGCCCGGATCCCGTTCCCGGTGATGCACGTCGACACCGGGCACAACTTCCAAGAGGTGCTCGACTACCGGGACCGCCGGGTCGACGAACTCGGCCTGCAACTGGTCGTCGCCAGCGTGCCGGAGGCCCTGGAGTCCGGCCTGGTCCGCGAGTCACCGGACGGCATGCGTAACCGCATCCAGACCCCGGTGCTGCTGGCCGCGGTCGAGAAGTACCGGTTCGACGCCCTGTTCGGCGGGGCCCGCCGCGACGAGGAGAAGGCCCGGGCCAAGGAGCGGGTCTTCTCGTTCCGCGACGAGTTCGGCCAGTGGGATCCCAAGAACCAGCGCCCCGAGCTGTGGTCGCTGTACAACGGACGCCACCACCCGGGCGAATCGATCCGGGTCTTCCCGCTGTCCAACTGGACCGAACTCGACGTCTGGCACTACATCGCCCGCGAGCAGATCGAACTGCCGTCGATCTATTTCGCCCACGAGCGCGAGGTTATCGAACGCGACGGCATGCTCTACGCCGTCAACGAGTTCATCCAGCCCCGCTCCGGCGAGACGCCGTTCATCGAGCAGGTTCGTTACCGTACGGTCGGCGACGCCTCCTGCACGGCGGCGGTCCGCTCCCCGGCGGACACCGTCGACAAGGTGATCGACGAGGTCGCCGCCACCCGGATCACCGAGCGCGGAGCGACCCGCGGCGACGACCGGGTCAGCGAGGCCGCCATGGAGGACCGCAAGCGGGAGGGCTACTTCTGA
- a CDS encoding 3'(2'),5'-bisphosphate nucleotidase CysQ — protein sequence MSTPPVTDAAFARWLAGRAGESLLRVREELGHADPAALKAAGDKVSHDLLRTDLAHWRPADAVLSEEDDGARQAITDPEGADAGTGPSRLTADRVWIIDPLDGTREFSEQGRTDWAVHVALWSRNGSTAHKLVAGAVALPAQHRTISTEHPPPYPPMPTPGPSGGAIRMAASRSRPPAFVTALAEEIGAELVPMGSAGAKIAAVIAGDADAYVHAGGQYEWDSAAPVAVATATGLHASRIDGSPLCYNEANPRLPDLVVCRRDLASKLLAALRRHLQVS from the coding sequence ATGAGCACGCCACCGGTAACCGACGCCGCATTCGCCCGCTGGCTCGCCGGGCGCGCCGGCGAGTCGTTGTTGCGGGTCCGTGAGGAGCTGGGGCACGCCGATCCCGCCGCGCTGAAGGCCGCCGGGGACAAGGTCTCCCACGACCTGCTCCGCACCGACCTGGCACACTGGCGCCCGGCTGACGCGGTGCTGTCAGAGGAAGACGACGGGGCGCGCCAGGCGATCACCGACCCGGAGGGTGCCGACGCCGGGACGGGTCCGTCCCGGCTCACCGCCGACCGGGTGTGGATCATCGACCCGCTCGACGGCACCCGCGAGTTCTCCGAGCAGGGCCGGACCGACTGGGCGGTGCACGTGGCGCTCTGGTCGCGCAACGGCTCCACGGCGCACAAGCTGGTCGCCGGAGCGGTGGCGCTGCCGGCCCAGCACCGCACGATCAGCACCGAGCACCCGCCGCCGTACCCGCCGATGCCGACTCCGGGCCCGTCCGGCGGCGCTATCCGGATGGCCGCCAGCCGCAGCCGGCCGCCGGCCTTCGTCACCGCCCTCGCCGAGGAGATCGGTGCCGAGCTGGTGCCGATGGGTTCCGCCGGTGCCAAGATCGCCGCAGTGATCGCCGGGGACGCCGACGCCTACGTACACGCCGGCGGCCAGTACGAGTGGGACTCGGCCGCGCCGGTCGCCGTGGCGACCGCGACCGGGCTGCATGCCTCGCGGATCGACGGATCTCCGTTGTGTTACAACGAGGCCAATCCGCGGCTGCCAGATTTAGTGGTATGCCGACGAGATCTTGCCAGCAAACTGCTCGCAGCGTTGCGGCGGCATCTGCAGGTATCCTGA
- the pth gene encoding aminoacyl-tRNA hydrolase, whose protein sequence is MVDAAPWLVVGLGNPGKEYARNRHNVGFMVADLLAGRLGVRMGRHRRAAAEAGEGHLGPGGPRLVLAKPMTFMNLSGGPVVALARFYKIPVEQVVAVHDELDIEYGRLRAKQGGGEGGHNGLRSMSRSLGSKEYLRVRFGIGRPPGRQDPADYVLSEFSATERKELDYLVDRAADLVEAVISRGLEWAQNHYHST, encoded by the coding sequence GTGGTGGACGCGGCGCCCTGGCTGGTCGTCGGTCTCGGCAACCCCGGCAAGGAGTACGCCAGAAATCGGCATAATGTCGGTTTTATGGTGGCCGATCTGCTCGCCGGTCGGCTCGGCGTACGGATGGGTCGGCACCGTCGGGCCGCCGCCGAGGCGGGCGAGGGACACCTCGGTCCGGGCGGCCCCAGACTGGTCCTCGCCAAGCCGATGACCTTCATGAACCTGTCCGGCGGGCCGGTCGTCGCGTTGGCCAGGTTCTACAAGATCCCGGTCGAGCAGGTCGTCGCGGTGCATGACGAACTGGACATCGAGTACGGCCGGCTGCGGGCGAAGCAGGGCGGCGGCGAGGGCGGCCACAACGGTCTGCGCTCGATGTCGCGATCGCTGGGTAGCAAGGAATATCTCCGGGTCAGATTCGGCATCGGCCGTCCGCCCGGCCGCCAGGATCCGGCTGATTACGTATTGTCGGAATTCTCGGCAACCGAACGCAAAGAACTCGACTACCTGGTCGATCGTGCCGCTGACCTGGTCGAAGCGGTGATCTCCCGGGGACTCGAGTGGGCGCAGAACCACTACCACAGCACCTGA
- a CDS encoding 50S ribosomal protein L25/general stress protein Ctc yields MSEVKISAEPRTEFGKGGARRTRRAGKVPAVLYGHGEKPKHIALPAREFAAAIRHGGANQLFAIDIADGTQALALPKAIQRDPIKDTFEHVDLLLVRRGEKVTVDVPVQLTGEAARDTLVMHEHDTLSVSADATRLPEHLEASIEGLQAGSHVTAGDVKLPSGVELAVDPETVLVVITGAPTAEQLEAEAGEAGEAGEAEESTEAAGEAGEAEAATAEAPVEQPAQA; encoded by the coding sequence GTGTCCGAGGTAAAGATCAGCGCCGAGCCCCGCACCGAGTTCGGCAAGGGTGGTGCCCGCCGTACCCGCCGGGCCGGCAAGGTGCCCGCCGTGCTGTACGGCCACGGCGAGAAGCCCAAGCACATCGCGCTGCCCGCCCGCGAGTTCGCCGCCGCGATCCGCCATGGTGGCGCCAACCAGCTCTTCGCGATCGACATCGCCGACGGCACCCAGGCTCTGGCGCTGCCCAAGGCGATTCAGCGTGACCCGATCAAGGACACCTTCGAGCACGTCGACCTGCTGCTGGTACGCCGGGGCGAGAAGGTCACCGTGGACGTACCGGTCCAGCTGACCGGTGAGGCGGCCCGCGACACCCTGGTGATGCACGAGCACGACACCCTCTCGGTGAGTGCCGACGCGACCCGGTTGCCGGAGCATCTGGAGGCCTCGATCGAGGGTCTGCAGGCCGGCTCGCACGTGACCGCCGGTGACGTCAAGCTGCCGAGCGGCGTCGAGCTCGCCGTCGACCCGGAGACGGTGCTCGTGGTGATCACCGGCGCGCCGACCGCCGAGCAGCTTGAGGCCGAGGCCGGCGAGGCCGGCGAGGCCGGCGAGGCCGAGGAGTCGACCGAGGCGGCCGGCGAGGCTGGCGAGGCCGAGGCGGCGACCGCGGAAGCACCCGTCGAGCAGCCGGCTCAGGCCTGA
- a CDS encoding ribose-phosphate diphosphokinase, with the protein MGSIVAENRKSLMLFSGRGFPELANQIGEVLGVAPTPTDSYEFANGEIFVRFKESVRGSDAFVVQSVTHGVNRWMMETLIMVDALKRGSAKRITVVLPFYPYARQDKKHRGREPISARLIADLLRTAGAHRILTVDLHTAQIQGFFDGPVDHLFAMDILARYVEERFAGRPMTVVAPDSGRVRVAERWTDRLGGCPLAFIHKTRDPAKPNQVVANRVVGDVEGRVCLIVDDMIDTGGTIYKASEILHEAGASDIAVAATHALLSDPATERLKNSRISEVVVTNTLPLPPEKRLDKLTVLSIAPLLARAIHEVFDDGSVTTLFGGLS; encoded by the coding sequence ATGGGTAGCATCGTCGCCGAGAACCGTAAGAGCCTCATGCTTTTCTCCGGCCGGGGATTCCCCGAGCTGGCCAACCAGATCGGTGAGGTGCTCGGCGTCGCGCCCACCCCGACCGACTCGTACGAATTCGCCAACGGCGAGATCTTCGTTCGGTTCAAGGAGTCTGTCCGTGGCTCGGACGCGTTCGTCGTCCAGTCGGTCACCCACGGGGTCAACCGGTGGATGATGGAAACGCTGATCATGGTCGACGCGCTCAAGCGCGGGTCGGCCAAGCGGATCACCGTCGTGCTGCCGTTCTACCCGTACGCCCGGCAGGACAAGAAGCACCGTGGCCGGGAGCCGATCTCGGCCCGGCTGATCGCCGACCTGCTGCGGACGGCCGGTGCCCACCGGATCCTCACCGTCGATCTGCACACCGCCCAGATCCAGGGGTTCTTCGACGGCCCGGTCGACCACCTGTTCGCCATGGACATTCTGGCCCGCTACGTCGAGGAGCGGTTCGCGGGCCGGCCGATGACCGTGGTCGCCCCCGACTCCGGTCGGGTACGGGTGGCCGAGCGCTGGACCGACCGGCTCGGCGGCTGCCCGCTCGCCTTCATCCACAAGACCCGGGATCCGGCGAAGCCCAACCAGGTGGTGGCCAACCGGGTGGTCGGGGACGTCGAAGGCCGGGTCTGTCTGATCGTGGACGACATGATCGACACCGGGGGCACGATCTACAAGGCGTCGGAGATCCTGCACGAGGCCGGTGCCTCCGACATCGCCGTCGCGGCGACCCACGCCCTGCTGTCCGACCCGGCTACCGAGCGGCTCAAGAACAGCCGGATCAGTGAGGTCGTGGTGACCAACACGCTGCCGTTGCCGCCCGAGAAGCGCCTGGACAAGCTGACGGTGCTCTCCATCGCGCCGCTGCTCGCCCGGGCGATCCACGAGGTGTTCGACGACGGTTCGGTGACCACTCTGTTCGGTGGGTTGAGCTGA
- the glmU gene encoding bifunctional UDP-N-acetylglucosamine diphosphorylase/glucosamine-1-phosphate N-acetyltransferase GlmU: MTQPRSRTVVVLAAGEGKRMKSDLPKVLHPLLGRTLVGHVLTAARATGADRSLVVVGHRADLVTAHLSEIAPDAVPVLQAEQHGTGHAVRLTMAAVPDVTGTVVVLNGDVPLLRPETVADLIATHEAADAAATVLTAEVTDPTGLGRIVRTPSGALERIVEERDASPQQRAIREINAGIYAFDAAGLRDALGKLSTDNDQGEEYLTDAVGLLAAAGAPVGTYVAADVTETLGCNDRVELARLRRLLADRVNEAWMRSGVSILDPATTWIDVTVEVARDAVIDQNTQLRGATTIDAGAIIGPDVTLIDTVVGAGATVLRSHAKQARVGAGASVGPYAYLRPEADLHDRAKVGTFVEVKKSQIGPGAKVPHLSYVGDATIGADANIGAATIFVNYDGVAKHHTTVGEAAFVGCDSSLIAPVEIGAGAYVAAGSAVTGEVPPGALAVTRAPLRVVDGWVRSRRAGTKSAEAARRATTEPPGATGQPGADQPATTEPPGAEPSGVAEPPGAE, encoded by the coding sequence GTGACCCAGCCCCGGTCCCGCACGGTGGTCGTCCTGGCCGCCGGCGAGGGCAAGCGGATGAAGTCGGATCTGCCCAAGGTGTTGCATCCGCTGCTCGGCCGGACCCTGGTCGGGCACGTGCTGACCGCCGCCCGCGCGACGGGCGCGGACCGGAGTCTCGTCGTGGTCGGTCACCGGGCGGACCTGGTCACCGCCCACCTGTCGGAGATCGCCCCGGACGCCGTCCCGGTGCTGCAGGCCGAACAGCACGGAACCGGACACGCCGTACGCCTGACGATGGCCGCGGTACCCGACGTGACCGGCACGGTCGTGGTGCTCAACGGTGACGTACCCCTGCTGCGCCCGGAGACGGTCGCCGACCTGATCGCCACCCACGAGGCCGCCGACGCGGCGGCGACGGTCCTGACGGCGGAGGTGACCGACCCCACCGGTCTGGGGCGGATCGTGCGCACCCCGTCCGGGGCGCTGGAACGCATCGTCGAGGAACGGGACGCCAGCCCGCAGCAGCGGGCGATTCGTGAGATCAACGCCGGCATCTACGCCTTCGACGCCGCTGGTCTGCGCGACGCCCTGGGCAAGCTCTCCACCGACAACGACCAGGGCGAGGAGTACCTGACCGACGCGGTCGGCCTGCTCGCGGCGGCTGGTGCGCCGGTCGGAACGTACGTCGCCGCCGACGTCACCGAGACGCTCGGCTGCAACGACCGGGTGGAGTTGGCGCGGCTGCGCCGGTTGCTCGCCGACCGGGTCAACGAGGCCTGGATGCGCAGTGGAGTGAGCATCCTGGATCCGGCGACGACCTGGATCGACGTAACGGTCGAGGTGGCCCGGGACGCGGTGATCGACCAGAACACCCAACTGCGGGGGGCGACCACGATCGATGCCGGGGCGATCATCGGGCCCGACGTCACGCTGATCGACACCGTGGTCGGCGCGGGCGCGACCGTGCTGCGCTCCCACGCCAAGCAGGCGCGCGTCGGGGCCGGCGCGAGCGTCGGTCCGTACGCCTATCTGCGTCCGGAGGCCGACCTGCACGACCGGGCCAAGGTCGGCACCTTCGTCGAGGTCAAGAAGTCGCAGATCGGTCCGGGTGCGAAGGTGCCACATCTGAGCTACGTCGGCGACGCCACGATCGGCGCGGACGCCAACATCGGCGCGGCGACCATCTTCGTCAACTACGACGGGGTCGCCAAGCACCACACCACCGTCGGGGAGGCCGCCTTCGTCGGCTGCGACAGCAGCCTCATCGCGCCGGTGGAGATCGGGGCGGGGGCGTACGTGGCGGCCGGCAGCGCGGTCACCGGCGAGGTCCCGCCGGGCGCTCTGGCGGTGACCCGTGCCCCGCTGCGCGTCGTCGACGGCTGGGTGCGGTCCCGGCGGGCCGGGACGAAATCGGCGGAGGCGGCCCGGCGGGCCACCACCGAGCCGCCGGGCGCCACTGGGCAGCCGGGCGCCGACCAACCGGCCACCACCGAGCCGCCGGGCGCCGAGCCATCGGGCGTAGCCGAGCCGCCGGGCGCCGAGTAG
- a CDS encoding acyl-CoA desaturase codes for MSTALLEPPPATAGPAPKPLTVGKQSVGVLIALGAFVIIPFLAVIAAVPVAWGGWLGWSDVIIGLVFYVVAGLGITVGFHRYFTHGSFKAKRWLRIALALAGSLAIEGNIIQWVADHRRHHAFSDVEGDPHSPWRFGPSVWGLTKGLFYAHMGWLFHRDMTNQERFTPDLLADKDIRRIDKLFPLLVVVTMLSPAAIGGLVTWSWQGALTAFFWAGLVRVALLHHITWSINSVCHVYGERPFEVRQGDKASNFWPLAILSFGESWHNLHHADPTCARHGVLRGQIDISARVIWLLEKSGAASNVRWPKPERIAAKRINPATGA; via the coding sequence ATGTCCACCGCCCTTCTCGAGCCGCCACCGGCCACCGCCGGCCCCGCCCCCAAACCCCTGACCGTCGGCAAGCAGTCCGTCGGCGTCCTGATCGCCCTCGGGGCCTTCGTGATCATCCCCTTCCTGGCGGTGATCGCCGCTGTTCCGGTCGCCTGGGGCGGCTGGCTCGGCTGGTCCGACGTGATCATCGGGCTGGTCTTCTACGTGGTCGCCGGGCTGGGCATCACCGTCGGCTTCCACCGCTACTTCACGCACGGCTCGTTCAAGGCGAAGCGGTGGCTGCGGATCGCGTTGGCGCTCGCCGGGTCGTTGGCGATCGAAGGCAACATCATCCAGTGGGTCGCCGATCACCGACGACACCACGCCTTCTCCGACGTCGAGGGCGACCCGCACTCCCCGTGGCGGTTCGGCCCCAGCGTCTGGGGCCTGACCAAAGGTCTGTTCTACGCCCACATGGGCTGGCTGTTCCACCGTGACATGACAAACCAGGAACGCTTCACCCCGGACCTGCTCGCCGACAAGGACATCCGGCGGATCGACAAGCTCTTCCCGCTGCTGGTCGTCGTGACGATGCTGTCCCCCGCCGCGATCGGCGGACTGGTCACCTGGTCCTGGCAGGGCGCGCTGACCGCGTTCTTCTGGGCCGGTCTGGTCCGGGTCGCGCTGCTGCACCACATCACCTGGTCGATCAACTCCGTCTGCCACGTCTACGGTGAGCGCCCCTTCGAGGTCCGTCAAGGCGACAAGGCGTCCAACTTCTGGCCGCTGGCCATCCTCTCCTTCGGGGAGAGCTGGCACAACCTGCACCACGCCGATCCGACCTGCGCCCGCCACGGCGTGTTGCGCGGTCAGATCGACATCTCCGCCCGGGTGATCTGGCTGCTGGAAAAGTCCGGTGCCGCGTCGAACGTCCGCTGGCCGAAGCCGGAACGCATCGCCGCCAAGCGCATCAACCCGGCCACCGGGGCCTGA
- a CDS encoding TetR/AcrR family transcriptional regulator has product MSAAQRREQLIVIGRQLFAVRGFDATSIEEVASRAKVSKPVVYEHFGGKEGLYAVVVDREVRALLDRITTALTAGHPRELLEQAALALLDYIEAETDGFRVLVRESPPLSATGNFSSVLNDVAHQVEHILGAEFKSRGYDPKLAELYSQALVGMVALTGRWWLEVRKPRKETVAAHLVNLAWNGLSHLEAKPILLTRRRGRARGR; this is encoded by the coding sequence ATGTCCGCCGCGCAGCGGCGCGAGCAGCTGATCGTCATCGGTCGACAACTCTTCGCCGTACGCGGGTTCGACGCCACCTCCATCGAAGAGGTCGCCTCCCGCGCCAAGGTCTCCAAACCCGTCGTGTACGAGCACTTCGGCGGCAAGGAGGGTCTCTACGCGGTGGTGGTGGACCGTGAGGTTCGCGCCCTGCTGGACCGCATCACCACCGCGCTGACCGCCGGTCACCCCCGGGAGCTACTCGAGCAGGCCGCCCTCGCGCTGCTCGACTACATCGAAGCGGAAACCGACGGCTTCCGGGTGCTGGTCCGGGAATCGCCGCCGCTGTCGGCCACCGGCAACTTCTCCAGCGTGCTCAACGACGTCGCCCACCAGGTGGAGCACATCCTGGGGGCCGAGTTCAAGAGCCGGGGCTACGATCCCAAACTCGCCGAGCTGTACTCGCAGGCCCTGGTCGGCATGGTCGCGTTGACCGGTAGATGGTGGCTGGAGGTACGCAAACCACGCAAGGAGACCGTCGCGGCGCACCTGGTCAACCTGGCGTGGAACGGGTTGTCGCATCTGGAGGCGAAACCTATTCTGCTCACCCGCCGCCGCGGTCGCGCTCGCGGTCGCTGA
- a CDS encoding DUF4383 domain-containing protein: MAHIPVNHPLRPVYRTIAGLTGLYILVFGIAGVLATWGDPLFARDDVWVLGLRTNLAFALSSVLYGGLILIGAIAGGRYGHLANLTIAVVFMVTGLLMMAVLRTSANVLNFSMSTVVVSLIFGMIFLATGLYDKVGPAEEADTQDPYARDGAPVPGRHRDSSRTST; the protein is encoded by the coding sequence ATGGCTCACATCCCGGTCAATCATCCGCTACGACCGGTCTACCGGACGATCGCCGGGCTGACCGGGCTCTACATTCTGGTATTCGGCATCGCCGGGGTCCTCGCTACCTGGGGAGACCCGCTGTTCGCCCGGGACGACGTCTGGGTGCTCGGGCTGCGGACCAACCTGGCGTTCGCGTTGTCCTCGGTCCTGTACGGCGGGCTGATCCTGATCGGGGCGATCGCCGGCGGACGGTACGGGCACCTGGCCAATCTGACCATCGCGGTGGTCTTCATGGTCACCGGCCTGCTGATGATGGCGGTCCTGCGGACCTCGGCCAACGTCCTGAACTTCTCCATGTCCACGGTCGTCGTGTCGCTGATCTTCGGAATGATCTTCCTGGCCACCGGCCTGTACGACAAGGTCGGCCCGGCGGAGGAGGCTGACACACAGGACCCGTACGCCCGCGACGGGGCACCCGTCCCGGGCCGGCACCGCGACAGCAGCCGTACCAGCACCTGA
- a CDS encoding DUF4383 domain-containing protein: MAHTPVNHPARPIYRAIAAITGLYLVVFGILGIVGTGGEDPFTQEEIRVLGQGANLAFAVLSLVLGVVILAGVGIGRNVDTAINKILGYGLMALSLAELAVLRTDANVLNFTVATCVVMMIIGLVLLTAGMYGKAGTEEEAKAWQDGRLLL, encoded by the coding sequence ATGGCGCACACCCCCGTCAACCACCCCGCCCGGCCGATCTATCGGGCGATCGCCGCGATCACCGGCCTCTACCTGGTCGTCTTCGGCATCCTGGGGATTGTCGGGACCGGTGGAGAGGATCCCTTCACCCAGGAGGAGATCCGGGTGCTGGGGCAGGGGGCCAACCTGGCGTTCGCCGTACTCAGTCTGGTGCTCGGGGTGGTGATCCTGGCCGGCGTCGGCATCGGCCGCAACGTCGACACCGCGATCAACAAGATCCTGGGGTACGGCCTGATGGCGCTGAGCCTGGCCGAGTTGGCGGTGCTGCGGACCGACGCCAACGTCCTCAACTTCACCGTCGCCACCTGCGTGGTGATGATGATCATCGGCTTGGTGCTGTTGACGGCCGGGATGTACGGCAAGGCCGGCACCGAGGAGGAAGCCAAGGCCTGGCAGGACGGCCGCCTGCTGCTCTGA
- a CDS encoding ABC-F family ATP-binding cassette domain-containing protein, which yields MVNIVNLDRVSKGYGAAGPLLTEVSLGLDDSDRIGVVGLNGAGKSTLLRMLTKVEAPDDGRVTHRRDLRVAALPQALDLAPDASVRDVVLGTAWLSDGFGAEHEWAGDAGVRGVLDGLGMPYLGLDQPVGPMSGGERRRIALAALLIRPAELLVLDEPTNHLDVAGVAWLADHLVHRRRGALVVVTHDRWFLDAVCTATWEVADQTVRAYEGGFAAWTLARAERERVAAATEARRQNLLRKEIAWLRRGPPARTSKPRFRIEAANALIADVPPPRDSVSLQRLSTARLGKQVYELEQVTAYAGDKLILDDLTWQVGPGDRIAVVGANGAGKTTLLRLLAGVRAPQAGRVITGSTVRPAFLSQELAELPSTLRVLEAVEEVARRVQFGDRELAASQLAELFGFDDRRLWTPVGDLSGGERRRLQMLRLLAAEPNVLLFDEPTNDLDTDTLAALEDLLDSWPGTVVVASHDRYLIERVTDEVYGMFGDGRLVHLPGGVDEYLARVAAGPAGGRGGTAAGGPGGGTSAGRPGGETAPTSAAVPADGLSAGEVRVARKELARLERQVGKLEQQEAALHDELARHATDFERVAELDARLRQVQAERGRVEEEWLALAEQVS from the coding sequence ATGGTGAACATCGTCAACCTGGACCGGGTCTCCAAGGGCTACGGTGCCGCAGGACCTTTGCTCACCGAGGTGTCGCTGGGGCTCGACGACAGCGACCGGATCGGCGTGGTCGGACTCAACGGCGCCGGCAAGTCGACGTTGCTGCGCATGCTCACCAAGGTCGAGGCACCCGACGACGGGCGGGTCACGCACCGACGGGATTTGCGGGTCGCGGCCCTTCCGCAGGCGCTCGATCTGGCTCCCGACGCGTCCGTACGCGACGTGGTGCTCGGCACCGCCTGGCTGTCCGACGGGTTCGGCGCGGAGCACGAGTGGGCCGGTGACGCCGGGGTCCGTGGGGTGCTCGACGGGCTGGGCATGCCCTATCTGGGTCTGGACCAACCGGTCGGCCCGATGTCCGGTGGGGAACGCCGCCGGATCGCCCTGGCCGCGTTGCTGATCCGCCCGGCCGAGCTGCTCGTGCTGGACGAACCCACCAACCACCTGGACGTGGCCGGGGTGGCCTGGCTCGCCGACCATCTGGTGCATCGTCGGCGCGGGGCCCTGGTGGTGGTCACCCACGACCGCTGGTTCCTCGACGCGGTCTGCACCGCGACCTGGGAGGTCGCCGACCAGACGGTCCGCGCCTACGAGGGCGGGTTCGCCGCCTGGACGCTGGCCCGCGCCGAGCGGGAACGGGTGGCGGCGGCGACCGAGGCCCGTCGGCAGAACCTGCTCCGCAAGGAGATCGCCTGGCTGCGACGCGGCCCGCCGGCCCGGACGTCGAAGCCGCGGTTTCGCATCGAGGCGGCGAACGCGCTGATCGCCGACGTGCCGCCGCCCCGGGACTCGGTGTCCCTGCAGCGGCTGTCCACCGCCCGGCTCGGCAAGCAGGTCTACGAGTTGGAGCAGGTCACCGCGTACGCCGGGGACAAGCTCATCCTCGACGACCTCACCTGGCAGGTCGGTCCGGGTGACCGGATCGCGGTGGTCGGCGCGAACGGTGCCGGTAAGACGACCCTGCTGCGGCTGCTCGCCGGCGTACGGGCTCCGCAGGCCGGCCGGGTGATCACCGGGTCGACGGTCCGGCCGGCGTTCCTGTCGCAGGAGCTGGCGGAGCTGCCGTCGACGTTGCGGGTGCTGGAGGCGGTCGAGGAGGTCGCCCGGCGGGTGCAGTTCGGTGACCGGGAGCTGGCGGCCTCGCAGCTGGCCGAGTTGTTCGGTTTCGACGATCGGCGGCTGTGGACCCCGGTCGGTGACCTGTCCGGCGGCGAGCGTCGGCGGCTGCAGATGCTGCGGTTGCTCGCCGCCGAACCGAACGTGCTGTTGTTCGACGAGCCGACCAACGACCTGGACACCGACACCTTGGCCGCCTTGGAGGATCTGCTCGACTCGTGGCCGGGCACCGTGGTGGTGGCCAGCCACGACCGCTATCTGATCGAGCGGGTCACCGACGAGGTGTACGGCATGTTCGGCGACGGCCGGTTGGTGCATCTGCCGGGTGGGGTCGACGAGTATCTGGCGCGGGTGGCGGCCGGGCCGGCCGGCGGCCGGGGCGGGACCGCCGCTGGTGGACCCGGCGGCGGGACCTCCGCCGGCCGACCCGGCGGCGAGACCGCCCCGACCAGTGCGGCGGTCCCGGCGGACGGGCTGTCCGCCGGTGAGGTCCGCGTGGCCCGCAAGGAGCTGGCCCGGCTGGAGCGGCAGGTCGGCAAGTTGGAGCAGCAGGAGGCGGCGTTGCACGACGAACTCGCCAGGCATGCCACCGACTTCGAGCGGGTCGCCGAGCTGGACGCCCGGTTGCGACAGGTGCAGGCGGAACGTGGCCGGGTCGAAGAGGAGTGGCTGGCCCTGGCCGAGCAGGTGAGCTAG